One Glycine soja cultivar W05 chromosome 2, ASM419377v2, whole genome shotgun sequence genomic region harbors:
- the LOC114384540 gene encoding cleavage and polyadenylation specificity factor subunit 3-II isoform X3: MAIETLVLGAGQEVGKSCVVVTINAKRIMFDCGMHMGYLDHRRYPDFTRISPSRDLNSALSCIIITHFHLDHVGALAYFTEVLGYNGPVYMTYPTKALAPLMLEDYRKVMVDRRGEEELFSSDQIAECMKKVIAVDLRQTVQVEKDLQIRAYYAGHVIGAAMFYAKVGDAEMVYTGDYNMTPDRHLGAAQIDRLRLDLLITESTYATTIRDSRYAREREFLKAVHKCVSCGGKVLIPTFALGRAQELCILLEDYWERMNLKVPIYFSAGLTIQANAYYKMLIRWTRQKIKDTYSKHNAFDFKNVQKFERSMIDAPGPCVLFATPGMLSGGFSVEVFKHWAVSENNLVSLPGFIGWLILDEASLGEVLEFKVELGIEIFPIRACFLQLLKPMFRDYQNSYFVACYA, translated from the exons ATGGCGATTGAAACGCTCGTGCTGG GCGCTGGTCAAGAAGTTGGCAAGAGCTGCGTGGTGGTAACCATCAACGCCAAGCGAATCATGTTCGATTGCGGAATGCACATGGGCTACTTGGATCATCGTCGTTACCCTGATTTCACCCGCATCTCCCCCAGTAGAGATCTCAACTCTGCCCTCTCTTGCATCATCATCACTCACTT TCACTTGGATCACGTTGGTGCTTTAGCTTACTTCACTGAAGTTTTGGGGTATAACGGACCGGTTTACATGACG TACCCGACAAAAGCTTTGGCTCCTTTAATGTTGGAAGACTATCGGAAAGTGATGGTTGATCGCCGGGGGGAGGAAGAGCTATTCTCTTCTGATCAAATTGCTGAGTGCATGAAGAAAG TTATTGCTGTTGATCTGAGGCAGACTGTACAAGTAGAGAAAGACCTGCAGATACGTGCCTATTATGCAGGACAT GTTATTGGAGCTGCAATGTTCTATGCAAAAGTGGGAGACGCAGAAATGGTTTATACAGGAGACTATAATATGACACCAGATAGACACCTTGGAGCAGCTCAAATTGATCGACTACGACTTGACCTTCTTATAACTGA ATCCACATATGCGACTACAATACGTGATTCAAGATATGCTCGAGAGAGGGAATTCCTTAAAGCT gttcATAAATGTGTATCTTGTGGAGGAAAGGTGCTTATTCCAACATTTGCACTTGGAAGAGCTCAG GAACTATGCATTTTGTTGGAAGACTACTGGGAACGCATGAATTTGAAGGTTCCTATCTACTTCTCAGCAG gtTTAACAATCCAAGCTAATGCATATTACAAGATGCTTATTCGTTGGACAAGGCAGAAGATTAAAGATACATACTCTAAACATAATGCTTTTGATTTTAAGAATg TTCAAAAATTTGAAAGGTCTATGATAGATGCTCCTGGCCCTTGTGTTCTTTTCGCCACTCCTGGGATGTTAAGCGGTGGATTTTCAGTTGAAGTTTTTAAGCACTGGGCAGTGTCAGAAAATAACCTTGTCAGTTTGCCTGG GTTCATTGGCTGGTTGATTCTTGATGAGGCGAGCCTAGGTGAGGTTTTAGAATTTAAAGTTGAATTAGGGATTGAAATTTTCCCCATTAGAGCATGCTTTTTGCAACTCCTCAAACCAATGTTTAGAGACTATCAAAATTCTTACTTTGTTGCTTGTTATGCTTGA
- the LOC114384558 gene encoding microtubule-associated protein 70-2-like, protein MAEVSGDGGGAALSVSGSFKEGRGSARRRGGGGGVRPPSMDADEFMNLLHGSDPVKVELNRLENEVRDKDRELSEAQAEIKALRLSERLREKAVEELTEELSKVDEKLKLTESLLESKNLEIKKINDEKKASMAAQFAAEATLRRVHAAQKDDDMPPIEAILAPLEAELKLARQEIAKLQDDNKALDRLTKSKEAALLEAERTVQVALAKASMVDDLQNKNQELIKQIEICQEENKILDKMHRQKVAEVEKLTQTVRELEEAVLAGGAAANAVRDYQRKVQEMNEERKTLDRELARAKVTANRVAVVVANEWKDANDKVMPVKQWLEERRFLQGEMQQLRDKLAIVERAAKYEAQLKEKYHLRLKVLEESLRGNSNSSNRGTPEGRSMSNGPSRRQSLGGADNFSKLTSNGFLSKRSPSSQLRSSLSSSTVLKHAKGTSKSFDGGTRSLERSKMLLNGTPPSYSFNQSMEETKEREASDNWKGNSDDKPNDFPTVDSVDSVPSVLYDFLQKEVIALRKAGHEKDQSLKDKDDAIEMLAKKVDTLTKAMEVEAKKMRREVAAMEKEVAAMRVEKEHENRAKRFSNIKGPVNIAQQQLISGRNVTRGGLTRSTQ, encoded by the exons ATGGCGGAGGTTTCCGGCGACGGCGGCGGCGCCGCGCTGTCGGTGTCGGGATCGTTCAAGGAGGGGAGAGGCTCGGCAAGGCGGCGCGGCGGCGGAGGAGGAGTGAGGCCGCCGAGCATGGACGCCGACGAGTTCATGAATTTGTTGCACGGTTCGGATCCGGTGAAGGTGGAGCTCAATCGCCTCGAGAATGAAGTTCGAG ACAAGGACAGGGAATTATCGGAAGCACAGGCTGAGATCAAAGCCTTGAGGCTCTCTGAACGGCTTAGAGAAAAAGCCGTTGAAGAG CTGACAGAAGAACTGTCAAAGGTTGACGAGAAGCTAAAACTAACGGAGTCTCTTCTAGAAAGCAAG AatcttgaaataaaaaaaatcaacgatGAAAAGAAGGCATCAATGGCAGCTCAGTTTGCAGCTGAAGCCACTCTTCGAAGGGTCCACGCTGCCCAGAAAGATGATGACATGCCTCCAATAGAAGCAATTCTTGCTCCTTTGGAAGCTGAACTCAAGCTTGCTCGGCAAGAG ATTGCTAAACTACAAGATGATAACAAAGCTTTAGATCGTCTTACCAAATCTAAAGAAGCTGCACTACTTGAAGCTGAGAGGACTGTCCAGGTTGCCTTGGCTAAGGCCTCCATGGTGGATGACCTGCAGAACAAAAATCAAGAGCTAATTAAACAGATTGAGATTTGCCAG gaagaaaataaaattttggacAAAATGCATAGACAGAAGGTGGCAGAGGTTGAAAAGCTCACCCAAACTGTTAGAGAACTAGAAGAGGCTGTCCTTGCAGGTGGTGCAGCTGCAAATGCAGTGAGGGATTATCAGCGGAAAGTTCAAGAAATGAAT gaagaaagaaaaactctaGACAGGGAGTTGGCCCGTGCCAAGGTAACAGCAAACAGAGTAGCTGTTGTGGTTGCAAATGAATGGAAAGATGCCAATGATAAAGTGATGCCTGTCAAACAATGGCTTGAAGAACGCCGATTCTTGcag GGAGAAATGCAGCAACTTCGTGACAAGCTTGCTATAGTTGAGCGCGCTGCAAAATATGAAGCACAGTTGAAA gAAAAATATCATTTACGACTTAAAGTGCTAGAGGAGAGTTTGAGAGGAAATTCTAACAGTAGTAATCGCGGTACCCCCGAGGGAAGAAGTATGAGCAATGGCCCTTCTCGTCGTCAATCCCTAGGTGGAGCTGATAACTTCTCAAAACTAACCTCAAATGGGTTTTTATCTAAAAGATCACCATCCTCTCAACTGAGGTCATCCCTATCCTCTAGCACAGTTTTGAAGCATGCTAAAGGAACATCTAAATCTTTTGATGGTGGTACAAGGTCACTGGAAAGGAGTAAAATGCTGTTGAATGGAACACCTCCAAGTTACTCATTTAACCAATCTATGGAAGAAACCAAAGAGAGAGAGGCAAGTGATAATTGGAAAGGAAATTCAGATGATAAGCCAAATGATTTCCCAACTGTGGATTCAGTGGATAGTGTTCCCAGTGTTTTATATGACTTTCTGCAAAAAGAGGTCATAGCCTTGAGGAAAGCTGGTCACGAGAAAGATCAAAGCCTAAAAGATAAAGATGATGCTATTGAG ATGTTAGCAAAGAAGGTAGATACATTGACCAAAGCCATGGAAGTTGAGGCAAAGAAGATGAGAAGGGAAGTAGCTGCTATGGAGAAGGAGGTAGCTGCTATGCGTGTGGAGAAAGAACACGAGAACAGAGCAAAGCGGTTCAGCAATATAAAGGGCCCTGTAAACATTGCTCAGCAACAGCTAATTTCTGGAAG AAACGTGACACGGGGTGGATTAACACGCAGCACCCAATGA
- the LOC114384540 gene encoding cleavage and polyadenylation specificity factor subunit 3-II isoform X2, with protein sequence MAIETLVLGAGQEVGKSCVVVTINAKRIMFDCGMHMGYLDHRRYPDFTRISPSRDLNSALSCIIITHFHLDHVGALAYFTEVLGYNGPVYMTYPTKALAPLMLEDYRKVMVDRRGEEELFSSDQIAECMKKVIAVDLRQTVQVEKDLQIRAYYAGHVIGAAMFYAKVGDAEMVYTGDYNMTPDRHLGAAQIDRLRLDLLITESTYATTIRDSRYAREREFLKAVHKCVSCGGKVLIPTFALGRAQELCILLEDYWERMNLKVPIYFSAGLTIQANAYYKMLIRWTRQKIKDTYSKHNAFDFKNVQKFERSMIDAPGPCVLFATPGMLSGGFSVEVFKHWAVSENNLVSLPGYCVPGTIGHKLMSDKHDKVDLDPNTKIDIHQLAFSPHTDSKGIMDLVNFLSPKHVILVHGEKHKMASLKEKIHSELGIQCYDPANNETVTIPSANYVYAETSDTFIRSCLSPNFTFQKCSSVDLCNSTTVDRNLMPELQVEDERVAEGVLVLEKGKKAKIVHQDELLLMLEEQKHDA encoded by the exons ATGGCGATTGAAACGCTCGTGCTGG GCGCTGGTCAAGAAGTTGGCAAGAGCTGCGTGGTGGTAACCATCAACGCCAAGCGAATCATGTTCGATTGCGGAATGCACATGGGCTACTTGGATCATCGTCGTTACCCTGATTTCACCCGCATCTCCCCCAGTAGAGATCTCAACTCTGCCCTCTCTTGCATCATCATCACTCACTT TCACTTGGATCACGTTGGTGCTTTAGCTTACTTCACTGAAGTTTTGGGGTATAACGGACCGGTTTACATGACG TACCCGACAAAAGCTTTGGCTCCTTTAATGTTGGAAGACTATCGGAAAGTGATGGTTGATCGCCGGGGGGAGGAAGAGCTATTCTCTTCTGATCAAATTGCTGAGTGCATGAAGAAAG TTATTGCTGTTGATCTGAGGCAGACTGTACAAGTAGAGAAAGACCTGCAGATACGTGCCTATTATGCAGGACAT GTTATTGGAGCTGCAATGTTCTATGCAAAAGTGGGAGACGCAGAAATGGTTTATACAGGAGACTATAATATGACACCAGATAGACACCTTGGAGCAGCTCAAATTGATCGACTACGACTTGACCTTCTTATAACTGA ATCCACATATGCGACTACAATACGTGATTCAAGATATGCTCGAGAGAGGGAATTCCTTAAAGCT gttcATAAATGTGTATCTTGTGGAGGAAAGGTGCTTATTCCAACATTTGCACTTGGAAGAGCTCAG GAACTATGCATTTTGTTGGAAGACTACTGGGAACGCATGAATTTGAAGGTTCCTATCTACTTCTCAGCAG gtTTAACAATCCAAGCTAATGCATATTACAAGATGCTTATTCGTTGGACAAGGCAGAAGATTAAAGATACATACTCTAAACATAATGCTTTTGATTTTAAGAATg TTCAAAAATTTGAAAGGTCTATGATAGATGCTCCTGGCCCTTGTGTTCTTTTCGCCACTCCTGGGATGTTAAGCGGTGGATTTTCAGTTGAAGTTTTTAAGCACTGGGCAGTGTCAGAAAATAACCTTGTCAGTTTGCCTGG GTATTGTGTGCCTGGAACAATAGGTCATAAATTAATGTCAGATAAGCATGACAAAGTTGACCTGGATCCTAATACAAAAATAGAT ATTCATCAGttggcttttagtcctcacacGGATTCTAAAGGGATAATGGATCTTGTAAATTTTCTCTCCCCGAAGCATGTTATACTAGTGCATGGCGAGAAGCATAAGATGGCTTCccttaaagaaaaaattcattCTGAATTGGGGATTCAATGTTATGATCCTGCAAATAATGAAACTGTAACCATTCCTTCAGCTAACTATGTATATGCAGAGACCTCAGACACTTTCATTCGAAGCTGCTTGAGTCCGAACTTCACATTTCAGAAGTGCAGTTCGGTGGACTTATGTAACTCAACTACGGTAGACAGAAACTTAATGCCTGAGCTTCAAGTTGAAGATGAAAGGGTAGCAGAAGGAGTTTTGGTCTTGGAGAAAGGAAAAAAGGCAAAGATTGTACACCAGGATGAACTTTTGCTTATGTTGGAGGAACAGAAGCACGATGCTTAG
- the LOC114384540 gene encoding cleavage and polyadenylation specificity factor subunit 3-II isoform X1, protein MAIETLVLGAGQEVGKSCVVVTINAKRIMFDCGMHMGYLDHRRYPDFTRISPSRDLNSALSCIIITHFHLDHVGALAYFTEVLGYNGPVYMTYPTKALAPLMLEDYRKVMVDRRGEEELFSSDQIAECMKKVIAVDLRQTVQVEKDLQIRAYYAGHVIGAAMFYAKVGDAEMVYTGDYNMTPDRHLGAAQIDRLRLDLLITESTYATTIRDSRYAREREFLKAVHKCVSCGGKVLIPTFALGRAQELCILLEDYWERMNLKVPIYFSAGLTIQANAYYKMLIRWTRQKIKDTYSKHNAFDFKNVQKFERSMIDAPGPCVLFATPGMLSGGFSVEVFKHWAVSENNLVSLPGYCVPGTIGHKLMSDKHDKVDLDPNTKIDVRCQIHQLAFSPHTDSKGIMDLVNFLSPKHVILVHGEKHKMASLKEKIHSELGIQCYDPANNETVTIPSANYVYAETSDTFIRSCLSPNFTFQKCSSVDLCNSTTVDRNLMPELQVEDERVAEGVLVLEKGKKAKIVHQDELLLMLEEQKHDA, encoded by the exons ATGGCGATTGAAACGCTCGTGCTGG GCGCTGGTCAAGAAGTTGGCAAGAGCTGCGTGGTGGTAACCATCAACGCCAAGCGAATCATGTTCGATTGCGGAATGCACATGGGCTACTTGGATCATCGTCGTTACCCTGATTTCACCCGCATCTCCCCCAGTAGAGATCTCAACTCTGCCCTCTCTTGCATCATCATCACTCACTT TCACTTGGATCACGTTGGTGCTTTAGCTTACTTCACTGAAGTTTTGGGGTATAACGGACCGGTTTACATGACG TACCCGACAAAAGCTTTGGCTCCTTTAATGTTGGAAGACTATCGGAAAGTGATGGTTGATCGCCGGGGGGAGGAAGAGCTATTCTCTTCTGATCAAATTGCTGAGTGCATGAAGAAAG TTATTGCTGTTGATCTGAGGCAGACTGTACAAGTAGAGAAAGACCTGCAGATACGTGCCTATTATGCAGGACAT GTTATTGGAGCTGCAATGTTCTATGCAAAAGTGGGAGACGCAGAAATGGTTTATACAGGAGACTATAATATGACACCAGATAGACACCTTGGAGCAGCTCAAATTGATCGACTACGACTTGACCTTCTTATAACTGA ATCCACATATGCGACTACAATACGTGATTCAAGATATGCTCGAGAGAGGGAATTCCTTAAAGCT gttcATAAATGTGTATCTTGTGGAGGAAAGGTGCTTATTCCAACATTTGCACTTGGAAGAGCTCAG GAACTATGCATTTTGTTGGAAGACTACTGGGAACGCATGAATTTGAAGGTTCCTATCTACTTCTCAGCAG gtTTAACAATCCAAGCTAATGCATATTACAAGATGCTTATTCGTTGGACAAGGCAGAAGATTAAAGATACATACTCTAAACATAATGCTTTTGATTTTAAGAATg TTCAAAAATTTGAAAGGTCTATGATAGATGCTCCTGGCCCTTGTGTTCTTTTCGCCACTCCTGGGATGTTAAGCGGTGGATTTTCAGTTGAAGTTTTTAAGCACTGGGCAGTGTCAGAAAATAACCTTGTCAGTTTGCCTGG GTATTGTGTGCCTGGAACAATAGGTCATAAATTAATGTCAGATAAGCATGACAAAGTTGACCTGGATCCTAATACAAAAATAGATGTGCGTTGCCAG ATTCATCAGttggcttttagtcctcacacGGATTCTAAAGGGATAATGGATCTTGTAAATTTTCTCTCCCCGAAGCATGTTATACTAGTGCATGGCGAGAAGCATAAGATGGCTTCccttaaagaaaaaattcattCTGAATTGGGGATTCAATGTTATGATCCTGCAAATAATGAAACTGTAACCATTCCTTCAGCTAACTATGTATATGCAGAGACCTCAGACACTTTCATTCGAAGCTGCTTGAGTCCGAACTTCACATTTCAGAAGTGCAGTTCGGTGGACTTATGTAACTCAACTACGGTAGACAGAAACTTAATGCCTGAGCTTCAAGTTGAAGATGAAAGGGTAGCAGAAGGAGTTTTGGTCTTGGAGAAAGGAAAAAAGGCAAAGATTGTACACCAGGATGAACTTTTGCTTATGTTGGAGGAACAGAAGCACGATGCTTAG